A window of Ptychodera flava strain L36383 chromosome 1, AS_Pfla_20210202, whole genome shotgun sequence contains these coding sequences:
- the LOC139143816 gene encoding tripartite motif-containing protein 2-like, with translation MAVKESTLTFPKEIGDSFLLCGICTERYKNAKVLQCLHSFCEPCLGKLAADCNAITCPICRRSHEVPDNGVSGIDNNVFLNNLVELFSKNESTESEKCGICLQGSLVKHCIECSMDICESCATTHQRIPATRTHSMLMMDDYVSAKSVDPASVQAPLHCCEHPQYEIEFYCDTCEKEICVKCTALVHSKPEHHYRCIAEAAEEYTNVLTASIDKVKMKGNQAKDSKGTATIVSKSLDETFTRETEKLKEHIRQTIEDVTRLIQEDGDKRLAEIKDEYDKRKVHLNSQIKELEIIEDDVVTASEYAENLVHYRDAAQLMIAKKGLDTKVRELLTLQTVVDPVEDDYMLFQPCGDFCKEKKLGMLETTRTLYKLVDIPTFVRINEEISLTMEALHETSQIKCNGKIKQVDVVVTSPGNVQEKMAVFSNNNGTLTLKTRAKTEGVHEVSAFVREKPVNGLPVRIQVIRKKGLICQFGGNGSGDGQFSGIYGLTITRTGNILVCDYDNPRAQSFNMSGKFLHLLKFTQLSSNPSLFDAAVAASGDILYTDDDQNRVVVCDERGKVLKCFGEGKFRRVAGITVCPVTGTVYTADDSSNVIVVHDQDGNYIKSFGGPGNKEGEFSSPWFVCTDSKGNVYVSDKDNNRIQVFDGYCRFRYTFGSEGSGDRRLKSPSGVAVDKRGYIYVSDSGNKRIVKYKPGGKFLCRIDSDSDGLSSPQGICLTDDEPFAKVVVVDNENCCVNIFAQ, from the coding sequence ATGGCAGTCAAGGAGTCGACGCTCACGTTTCCAAAGGAAATCGGCGACAGTTTTCTCCTCTGTGGGATCTGTACAGAGCGATACAAGAATGCTAAAGTTCTACAGTGTCTACACAGCTTCTGTGAACCGTGTCTAGGTAAGCTGGCAGCAGATTGTAACGCTATAACGTGTCCAATATGTCGGCGTTCACACGAGGTGCCTGACAATGGCGTGTCAGGCATTGACAACAACGTCTTCTTGAACAATTTGGTTGAATTGTTCTCAAAGAACGAATCGACAGAATCAGAAAAATGCGGGATATGTTTGCAAGGGAGCCTAGTTAAACACTGCATTGAGTGTTCGATGGATATCTGTGAAAGTTGTGCAACTACCCACCAACGAATTCCAGCGACGCGAACTCATAGTATGCTAATGATGGACGACTATGTTTCTGCAAAGTCCGTTGACCCCGCTTCCGTACAAGCACCTCTTCACTGTTGCGAGCACCCACAGTACGAAATAGAGTTCTACTGCGACACTTGTGAAAAGGAGATATGTGTGAAGTGCACTGCTCTTGTCCATTCGAAACCGGAGCACCATTACAGATGCATTGCAGAGGCTGCTGAAGAATATACCAACGTTTTAACAGCCTCCATCgacaaagtgaaaatgaaagGAAATCAAGCCAAGGACAGCAAAGGGACTGCAACAATTGTGTCAAAATCTCTCGATGAGACCTTCACAAGAGAAACAGAAAAACTGAAAGAACACATCCGACAGACTATCGAAGATGTAACACGTCTGATTCAGGAAGATGGCGATAAACGTCTGGCTGAAATCAAAGATGAATACGACAAGAGAAAAGTACACCTGAACTCTCAGATTAAAGAACTAGAAATCATCGAAGATGATGTCGTCACCGCGAGTGAATACGCCGAGAATCTGGTGCATTATAGGGATGCTGCGCAGTTGATGATAGCAAAGAAGGGACTTGACACCAAAGTCAGAGAATTGCTGACATTGCAGACGGTTGTCGACCCAGTCGAAGATGATTACATGCTGTTTCAACCGTGTGGAGATTTCTGCAAGGAGAAGAAATTAGGGATGCTGGAGACAACCAGAACCTTATACAAATTGGTTGACATACCAACTTTCGTAAGAATTAATGAAGAAATCTCGCTTACTATGGAGGCGCTTCACGAAACgtcacaaattaaatgcaaTGGGAAAATCAAACAAGTCGATGTTGTTGTGACGTCACCCGGCAATGTCCAAGAGAAAATGGCAGTATTCAGTAATAACAATGggacattgacattgaaaactCGGGCAAAGACGGAAGGGGTACATGAAGTGTCGGCGTTCGTGCGTGAGAAACCGGTAAATGGATTACCGGTTAGAATTCAAGTTATTCGTAAGAAAGGGTTAATATGTCAGTTTGGAGGGAATGGTTCAGGGGATGGTCAGTTCTCCGGAATATACGGGTTGACAATTACGAGAACGGGAAATATCTTGGTTTGTGATTATGATAATCCGAGAGCTCAGTCTTTCAATATGTCGGGAAAGTTCCtccatttattgaaatttacacAATTGTCATCGAATCCCAGTCTGTTTGATGCAGCTGTTGCAGCGAGTGGTGACATATTGTATACAGATGATGATCAAAACCGAGTTGTAGTCTGTGACGAGAGAGGCAAAGTTCTTAAGTGTTTTGGAGAAGGGAAGTTTAGACGCGTTGCTGGTATTACTGTATGTCCTGTAACCGGTACGGTCTATACTGCAGATGATTCTTCAAACGTAATCGTTGTACATGACCAGGATGGAAATTATATCAAATCCTTTGGGGGACCGGGAAACAAAGAGGGCGAATTTTCCAGTCCATGGTTTGTCTGCACTGATAGCAAAGGCAATGTGTATGTTTCAGACAAAGATAACAACAGAATTCAAGTGTTTGATGGTTACTGTCGCTTCCGGTATACATTTGGCTCCGAAGGAAGTGGTGACCGTCGGTTGAAGTCTCCCAGTGGAGTGGCTGTGGACAAACGTGGCTACATCTACGTCTCGGATAGCGGTAATAAGAGAATCGTCAAATACAAACCTGGCGGTAAATTCCTCTGTCGCATTGATAGCGATAGTGACGGACTAAGCAGTCCGCAAGGTATCTGTTTAACAGACGATGAACCATTCGCTAAAGTCGTAGtggttgacaatgaaaattgttgcGTGAATATTTTTGCACAGTGA